From Phycodurus eques isolate BA_2022a chromosome 1, UOR_Pequ_1.1, whole genome shotgun sequence, one genomic window encodes:
- the nckap5l gene encoding nck-associated protein 5-like isoform X5, whose protein sequence is MRRMSDEAERRARGEDFCEDDGGGGGGEDDGGQLADRLKELEAENSALMLANESQREAYERCLDEVANHVVQALLNQKDLREECIKLKMLVFDLEKQNRALCELFQQKLPDHPTAHYQVQAGPLPVCNAELHGDRAKHLEAAQTEAQAEGNGYRTQHASPGPRGPRGPAASMEALSPFFKKKAHILEVLRKMEETDPLKFHPATASLSFCDYSQVLVSTEAVLASADQLQRKSQHTRCHCSRADADTLRHVNGDEALMCEGGDTCCLHCKRNPDGPLKPSATQSCAAPAAAECHANSRTTECVPLPKQCAENDSHPKPANGVAELSPEETEDSGELTGFCPAPQLPGSEGVQISRCDPEAGPSLDATSDDEKDGADPEARAVRAGASVSPIPSCFSDVKAAAVNSPSKLLKFLKIPSIGDRCQASSPAVRLSPQLTRSSRIPCRTNNYEVYHSPVPTRRATTTERCRQPPPPPTRSESYPATHSAPTPRPQPEDTCLPPAKDASFSSLSASKTKMVAPSPSPKVAQSIPHYENICDLSSNPQAEEPPHALEKRTTLPSQTKTNGAERKQVKSLPESVLGASPQRKRSSSSTSESASEDEADSDSPVWGSHRSLPNSSALADAQCSADFSQIPEDVIAQSCEATRPPPPPARRNDSSSIPKRPAPRSQADSGHHPFKDRLAALGKLRGSEDLPAGVRSLGAASEAAEDGETEQRHSKCTDSLDGKAWGSSGGLKYPGSSQLYEQGGKSTNSSLVKQELCVSSKSKIGLPSPNADATQVLRNNVKCPGSLNLSYSVKPGTQSSNSPNKVPPKSPSKPCQSPSVHRGGKPTDTPRYSSKSEERAKISGKGKKNPMYGDSLPPPPPRPPASEGERAPAPVPSPPSAIEQKVMKGIRENVLKLQEQDRGVQTSEAKQKPSNGIASWFGRKKSKLPALSRKADAAKAKEEKREWKINIPSVGKDSVKMTGRCREGVEGLNISTLMEKAEGLRRALEEERAYVERSGRGHSCEVVMDQAQGQLAVMYRGGRSDNFMQQLLNRVDGKEASGVPQRRLSFDCKTSRPAFAQQSDMVIGHTGGRDGAEKASRRPGKITSDEDLVDSVHSQHFAGSVASTYTLDSGIGTFPLPDCGDCDGGAPARGLSKTAAERRPSGSPGRPGRRARTLDREPTPQEERYAAAAAPKRALPDAAQHGSKEARAAGVAGEDKEARGPHVFSPRSKTWTFANLKTPAGPADVYLAVEEEEEEVVSFGTPFRANLKASGPSSSHAAEPGGSPGPAQSGMSRRGKYRAPGVPEMSREAGLELLRERPEEAPSPGRPRVPETPESLSDSLYDSLSSCGSQG, encoded by the exons GTCCAGGCGGGACCCCTCCCAGTCTGCAATGCGGAACTGCACGGTGACCGTGCCAAGCATTTGGAGGCTGCTCAGACCGAAGCGCAAGCCGAG GGGAACGGTTACCGCACTCAGCACGCCTCTCCGGGCCCTCGGGGCCCTCGGGGCCCCGCCGCCTCCATGGAGGCTCTTTCTCCCTTCTTTAAGAAGAAAGCACACATCCTGGAAGTCCTGCGCAAGATGGAGGAGACGGACCCTCTCAAGTTCCACCCGGCCACGGCGAGCTTGTCTTTCTGCGACTACAGCCAGGTGCTCGTGTCCACAGAGGCCGTTTTGGCCTCGGCGGACCAGCTGCAGCGCAAATCCCAGCACACGCGCTGCCATTGCTCCCGCGCAGATGCCGACACGCTCCGACACGTCAACGGGGACGAGGCGCTGATGTGTGAGGGGGGGGACACCTGCTGTCTACACTGCAAGAGGAACCCAGACGGGCCTCTGAAGCCATCCGCCACCCAGAGCTGCGCTGCGCCCGCAGCCGCCGAATGTCACGCGAACAGCCGAACGACGGAATGCGTACCGCTACCCAAACAGTGCGCCGAGAACGACTCTCACCCGAAACCGGCAAACGGTGTTGCCGAGCTGAGCCCGGAGGAAACGGAGGACAGCGGAGAACTCACCGGCTTCTGTCCAGCCCCTCAGCTACCCGGTTCAGAAGGCGTCCAGATCTCCCGCTGTGACCCCGAGGCCGGCCCTTCCCTCGACGCCACGTCCGACGACGAGAAGGACGGCGCGGATCCGGAGGCCCGCGCTGTGCGAGCCGGCGCTTCCGTGAGCCCGATCCCCTCCTGTTTCAGTGACGTCAAAGCCGCCGCCGTCAACTCGCCGTCCAAACTTCTCAAGTTCCTGAAGATCCCCTCCATAGGGGACAGGTGTCAGGCCTCGAGTCCCGCCGTCCGCTTAAGCCCCCAACTCACCCGTAGCTCCAGGATCCCTTGTCGCACCAACAACTACGAGGTGTACCACTCTCCCGTTCCCACCCGTCGAGCCACCACCACAGAGCGGTGCaggcagccgccgccgccgcccaccAGGTCTGAGTCTTACCCCGCAACCCACTCCGCCCcgaccccccgcccccaacctGAAGACACCTGCCTCCCCCCTGCTAAAGACGCGAGTTTCAGCAGCTTATCTGCATCCAAAACTAAGATGGTTgctccctccccctcccccaaagTAGCTCAGAGTATACCGCATTATGAAAACATATGTGACTTGTCCAGTAACCCACAAGCGGAGGAGCCCCCTCACGCTCTCGAGAAAAGAACCACTCTTCCATCTCAAACGAAAACCAACGGTGCCGAAAGGAAACAGGTCAAATCGCTTCCCGAAAGTGTCCTCGGTGCCTCTCCCCAGCGAAAGCGGTCATCGTCCTCTACGTCTGAGTCCGCATCAGAGGATGAAGCGGATTCCGACAGTCCCGTGTGGGGGAGCCATCGCAGCCTGCCCAACTCATCGGCGCTCGCCGACGCTCAGTGTAGCGCCGACTTCTCGCAAATCCCAGAGGACGTCATTGCACAGAGCTGCGAGGCTACCCGGCCACCGCCGCCTCCAGCCAGAAGAAACGACTCGTCTTCCATCCCTAAGAGGCCCGCGCCGAGGTCTCAAGCTGATTCCGGTCACCACCCGTTCAAAGACAGGCTGGCTGCGCTGGGCAAGCTGAGGGGCTCGGAGGATTTGCCGGCGGGCGTAAGGTCGCTAGGCGCGGCGAGCGAGGCAGCCGAGGACGGTGAGACGGAGCAAAGACATTCAAAGTGCACAGACTCTTTGGATGGGAAAGCCTGGGGTAGCAGCGGGGGGCTGAAGTACCCAGGCTCCTCTCAGCTTTATGAACAAGGAGGAAAATCCACAAATTCAAGTCTGGTCAAACAGGAGCTCTGTGTGAGCTCCAAGAGCAAGATCGGGCTACCGTCACCGAATGCCGACGCTACGCAGGTACTGCGTAACAACGTCAAGTGTCCCGGCTCGCTCAATCTGTCCTACAGTGTGAAACCCGGTACTCAAAGTAGCAACAGTCCCAACAAAGTCCCCCCAAAGTCTCCGTCCAAACCTTGCCAGAGTCCCTCCGTCCACAGGGGAGGCAAACCCACAGACACCCCGCGGTACTCCTCCAAGTCAGAGGAGAGAGCCAAAATCAGCGGCAAAGGCAAAAAGAATCCGATGTACGGAGACAGCCTCCCGCCGCCTCCTCCCAGGCCTCCGGCATCCGAAGGGGAACGAGCGCCAGCGCCCGTGCCCAGCCCGCCGTCGGCCATAGAGCAGAAAGTGATGAAGGGCATCCGGGAGAACGTGCTCAAACTCCAAGAGCAGGACCGAGGGGTGCAGACCAGCGAGGCCAAGCAGAAGCCGTCCAACGGGATCGCCAGCTGGTTCGGACGCAAGAAGAGCAAGCTGCCCGCCCTGAGCCGCAAGGCGGACGCCGCCAAAGCCAAAGAGGAGAAACGGGAATGGAAGATTAACATCCCGTCGGTGGGCAAGGACTCGGTCAAGATGACCGGCAGGTGTCGAGAAGGGGTGGAAGGTCTGAACATCTCCACGCTGATGGAGAAGGCGGAGGGACTGCGGAGGGCGCTGGAGGAAGAGAGGGCGTACGTGGAGAGGTCGGGCAGGGGTCACTCGTGCGAGGTGGTGATGGACCAGGCTCAGGGACAGCTGGCCGTCATGTATCGGGGCGGGCGCTCCGACAACTTCATGCAACAGCTGCTGAACAG AGTGGATGGCAAGGAAGCCTCGGGCGTGCCGCAGCGGAGGCTCTCGTTCGACTGCAAGACTTCCAGGCCTGCGTTCGCTCAGCAAAGCGACATGGTCATCGGTCACACCGGCGGCAGGGACGGCGCGGAAAAG GCGTCGCGTCGACCGGGCAAGATCACGTCGGACGAGGACCTCGTGGATTCAGTTCACTCGCAACACTTTGCAG GTTCCGTCGCTTCCACGTACACGCTGGACAGCGGAATCGGCACGTTCCCGCTACCCGACTGCGGCGACTGCGACGGCGGGGCGCCGGCTCGGGGCCTGTCCAAGACcgcggccgagcggcgccccTCGGGCTCGCCGGGGAGGCCCGGGCGACGGGCCCGCACCTTGGACCGGGAGCCCACGCCGCAGGAGGAGCGCtacgcggcggcggcggcgcccaAGCGGGCTCTTCCCGACGCGGCGCAGCACGGCTCCAAGGAGGCGAGGGCGGCCGGCGTCGCCGGGGAAG ACAAAGAGGCCCGCGGACCGCACGTGTTCTCGCCTCGCTCCAAGACGTGGACCTTCGCCAACCTCAAGACTCCGGCGGGACCCGCAGACGTGTACCTGGccgtggaggaggaagaggaggaggtggtgtCCTTCGGCACGCCCTTCAGAGCG AACCTGAAAGCCAGCGGCCCGTCTTCCAGCCACGCGGCGGAGCCCGGCGGCTCGCCCGGCCCGGCCCAGTCGGGAATGAGCCGCCGGGGGAAGTACCGCGCCCCCGGCGTTCCGGAGATGAGCCGGGAGGCCGGGCTGGAGCTGCTCAGGGAGCGGCCGGAGGAAGCGCCGTCGCCCGGCCGGCCGCGGGTTCCCGAGACGCCCGAGTCCCTGAGCGACTCGCTCTACGACAGCCTGTCGTCGTGCGGCAGCCAAGGATGA